A window of the Oceanipulchritudo coccoides genome harbors these coding sequences:
- a CDS encoding STAS domain-containing protein, whose product GTFAWNSLMILRKVPLTDAFVIVLVTVVTVMEDLAVAVVVGVIVSALAYAWNNARRIHAKTYRTPEGAKVYQVQGPLFFGSSDGFAELFDVAGDPSEVIVDFADSRVVDQSALQAIEA is encoded by the coding sequence CGGCACATTCGCGTGGAATTCACTTATGATCCTGCGCAAGGTGCCGTTGACGGATGCCTTTGTGATCGTTCTGGTGACGGTCGTCACCGTGATGGAGGATTTGGCGGTTGCTGTGGTGGTCGGCGTGATAGTCAGCGCGCTGGCCTATGCCTGGAACAACGCTCGGCGGATACACGCCAAGACCTACAGAACGCCCGAAGGTGCGAAAGTCTATCAGGTGCAGGGGCCATTGTTTTTTGGATCCTCCGACGGTTTTGCGGAACTCTTCGATGTCGCGGGCGATCCGTCTGAAGTGATTGTGGATTTTGCCGACAGCCGCGTTGTCGATCAATCCGCCCTGCAGGCCATCGAAGCGA